CCCCCGGCCGGCCGGCCTCCCCTCCTCCCAATCGAAGCGATCGCCCCGCGCCTGGATTCGATTCGGTCGAAACCGAACGCGCCCAGCTCCTGGCCATCATCGACAACCTGCCGGACTTCATCTACGTCAAGGATCGGCAGAGCCGCTTTCTCAACGCCAACCAGCGCCTGGTCGACTTCTTCGGGCAAGAGAAGCGAGCGGACCTGATCGGACGCACCGACTTCGACTTCTGCGAACCGGAGCTCGCCCAGAAGTACTACGACGACGATCAACGCATCATCGCCACCGGCGAGACCCTGCACCAGCGCGAGGAAGCTGCCCGCAACGAACGGGGCCAGCACATCGACCTGTACACGAGCAAGGCCCCGCTTCGCGATCCGGAGACCGGCGAGATCATCGGCATCGTGGGCATTGGCAGAGACATCACCGAACTGACCAAAGCCCGCCGGGCCCTCTCCAAGCAGGCCGAGGATCTGACGCTTCAGAAGCAGGAGCTTGCGGAGACCCTCAACCGGCTGCGACAGGCCCAATCCCAGCTGGTGCAGTCCGAGAAGCTCGCCTCGCTGGGCACGCTCACCGCAGGCATTGCCCACGAGATCAACAACCCCATCAATTTCGTCTACGCCGGAGTCAACAGCATGAGCAAGGACTTCGATGACGTTAAGGAAGTGGTGGAAAAGATGAGAGACCTCTTCCGTTCGGGCGACCTCGAATCCAGCCTCGCCGCGCTGCAGGCGCAGTACCAGGAAAGCGACTTCGAAGCCGCCTTCGAAGCCCTCGAGGAAACGCTCAAGGACATCAGGCACGGAGCGACCCGCATCAAGGACATCGTCGCTGGATTGAGCAAGTTCTCCCGCATGGGCAAGGAAAGCTGGCAGCGCTCCAATCTCCACGACGACCTGGAGAGCGTCCTGGTGCTGCTCAAGAACAAGCTCAAGCACGACATCGAACTCACCAAGGACTTCGACCCGGAGCTGCCCGAAGTGGAGTGCTTTCCGGGAAAACTCAACCAGGCGTTCATGAACATCCTCAGCAACGCCATCGACGCCATCGAGGAAAAGGACGGTCCCGGCAAAATCGTCATCCGCACCCGACAGATCGATTCGCAGGTCAGCATCACCTTCGAAGACAACGGCATCGGCATGCCTGCGGAGGTCCGCTCGAAAGCCTTCGACCCGTTTTTCACGACCAAGCAGATCGGCAAGGGCACCGGGCTCGGCCTATCCATCACCTACTCCATCGTGCAGGATCACCACGGAGAGCTCGACCTGAGCAGCGAGGCCGGAAGCGGGACCACCTTCGAGCTTCGCCTGCCCAAAACCCAACCCGAACCCGTATCCAAATGAGCGAGCGCAAGTACACCATCCTCTACGTCGACGACGAGGTCAGCAACCTGCGGGTCTTCAAGAGCACCTTTCGACGAGACTTCAACATCCTGCTGGCCGAAAGCGGCGAGGAGTCGGTCAAGGTCTTGAACGAAAACCAGGTGGACCTGCTCATCACCGATCAGATGATGCCGGAAATGACCGGAGTCGACCTGCTCAAACGCATCAAAGACCTCTACCCCAACGTGCCGCCCAACCGCATCATGCTCTCCGGCTACGCTCAGCCAGACGACATCGATCTCGCCTTCAGCGAATACCGGCTCTACAAGTTCATCTCCAAGCCCTGGGACGAGGAGGAGCTCAAGAAGCTCATCATCGAAGCGATCGAAGCCGCCAATGAATAGGAAATTCACGATCCTCTACGTCGACGACGAAAACGCGAACCTCAACGCCTTTCGCAACACCTTCCGCCGAGAGTACAACATTCTCACCGCGGAAACCGCCGAACAGGGCCTGCTGCTGCTTCAGAAGGAAAACGTGGACCTGATCCTTTCCGACCAGCGCATGCCCGGAATGTCCGGGGTGGAGTTTTTCAAGCGGGCCATCGAAACCCACCCCGAGCCCAATCGCATCCTCATCACCGCCTACACCGACTTCGACGCCATCGAATCCGCAATCAACGAAGCGGCCATCTTCAAGTACGTCAAAAAGCCTTGGGATCCCGATACCTTCAAGGAGGTCATCGACAAAGCCCTCGAGCTCTACGACCTGAGGCGCCGAAACGCGGAGCTAACCAGGAGCCTGAAAGCGAAGAACAAGGAGCTGGAGATCGCAAACCTCGAGCTGATGGAGAGCGATCAGCTCAAATACGATTTTCTCAAGATCATCAGCCACGAGATCCGTACCCCGCTAAACGGGCTCAA
This Pelagicoccus sp. SDUM812003 DNA region includes the following protein-coding sequences:
- a CDS encoding ATP-binding protein — encoded protein: MSPESNTPGRPASPPPNRSDRPAPGFDSVETERAQLLAIIDNLPDFIYVKDRQSRFLNANQRLVDFFGQEKRADLIGRTDFDFCEPELAQKYYDDDQRIIATGETLHQREEAARNERGQHIDLYTSKAPLRDPETGEIIGIVGIGRDITELTKARRALSKQAEDLTLQKQELAETLNRLRQAQSQLVQSEKLASLGTLTAGIAHEINNPINFVYAGVNSMSKDFDDVKEVVEKMRDLFRSGDLESSLAALQAQYQESDFEAAFEALEETLKDIRHGATRIKDIVAGLSKFSRMGKESWQRSNLHDDLESVLVLLKNKLKHDIELTKDFDPELPEVECFPGKLNQAFMNILSNAIDAIEEKDGPGKIVIRTRQIDSQVSITFEDNGIGMPAEVRSKAFDPFFTTKQIGKGTGLGLSITYSIVQDHHGELDLSSEAGSGTTFELRLPKTQPEPVSK
- a CDS encoding response regulator, whose translation is MSERKYTILYVDDEVSNLRVFKSTFRRDFNILLAESGEESVKVLNENQVDLLITDQMMPEMTGVDLLKRIKDLYPNVPPNRIMLSGYAQPDDIDLAFSEYRLYKFISKPWDEEELKKLIIEAIEAANE